A region of the Antedon mediterranea chromosome 4, ecAntMedi1.1, whole genome shotgun sequence genome:
ttatttttaatattactgtatttattattatatgatataTAAAAAGTATTCATCAAAACGGGATATAAATCACTACTATCATAACTATAATAAACATTGATGTATTGAAAACTATGCACAtgcctaaaggccaatttacacagacgagcagtaacggtaagcggtaattGTAAGCGAAAAACTGTGTGGCTTTTCCCATTTACACAGCGCGCGGAGTTCGCGAACGGAGTGGTGGAAAGTAGGTGCGTGTAGGCCTCCAGGCTAATACATGTTACAGTCACTGCTGGCCTGGATGTGACTGActgtcagtaggcctagcacACACAGACCTGAGTTTTAGAGGGACTTGTTGCCTAataacgtactaaaatgtatattttcttttcactaTCCTTATACGAATTCATTAGTCGCGTCGTATGTGtttgtatttctgaataaaaagaagttgcaaactaggctaggcctactacggcACTCGTATTTATTGTCGTCTTTCACTCGACGGACGCAACAAAAAATTGTTGATAGATTACGTCATTTCAATCATGTCGTTGGTTGGCCAGAATCCATAATTACCGCGCGGTATTTTCACAAAATCGAATCTGTTTCGATCCTGAGCGGATTTCCGCTCATCCGCTCCGCgttctgtgtaaatggtcataagaaataacatagattctatttttgCGTTTTCCGCTCAActttaccgcttaccgttaccgctcgtctgtgtgaATTGGCCTTAATGCATGGAGGTGGCACctctaatatttatataaacactATATAaagcatgtaaaaaaaaaatatttactcaTTATTATATAACTCTGCTTAGATGttttttatgtgtaaaatttgttttgtaCTTGTTTAGGGCCAGTAACATCTGAGGAACAAGTGATCCAAACTACAATAGTAATAGAGGAGGATACGATGACAACTACAACAGGTGCAAAAAGAAAGAGGAAGGATGACACCCTGGGTAACaatcattttattgtttttttatactatacaaaaacaaaaagcaCAGACAAAAACCAACAAAAGATGTAATCATTAGCATATTACTAGGGAGCAATTTTtgttttcgtacataagttggggacacCTTACAGTATGTgaaactacttcctaaatactgtacaactaaacctaaccctctaaataatctctgtcactataaagtaaaaaaaagttggtcattggattcgaaccccatgtttattttgtgacgtttcatgagcgGTCCCCAACTTACTGtatatgtacgaaaagaaatgtcGCTACCAGGGATGTGGTGGGAGCTTGCTTATGTGGACAATACAGAAACAACTTGTGGTTCTTTATCCTACATGCCTACCCCTCCCAGCATTTTGGTTCACATTGCTTAACTCCGTAATCTTTTACCTATTTCAATTACAGTTCAAGCAAGCAGTGCATTATTAACCCTTCATGATGGAGCTAACACAAATTCAAACGTGAAGCGGACACCCAATAAAAAACCTCCGCCGCAAACCAGTCCCTCAATGGCTACTGTTGTGAATCTAGAGGGCGCTATTCCTGTTATAACGTTCTTAGATTGGCTTGGAAGCGTTACAGAAAGAATTAATCAAACAATGCACTTTCAATTTGATGGTAAGGGTTTATCATGTGACTCACAATTGTCCAAttaaatgacaggaatctatttaggtgATAAGTGTTATTTGATATACCTGAATAATATAGAGTATCAtggtgtgacgtcacaatgatagagggcgctgcatggttgctagccaaccaaaaaatgtgttcaacgctactatgttgataaactgtaATGATCTGTATTTCCTTTAAATTATgttatcttagcttgattttttttaacttaaactgtagttgaagaataaataaattattaaaaacaaatatttagtgatcttttaaaattttagtttgtttttattgaatattattaagttttaaaatgactacttcaataagcctattccaaaccattggtgacgttggagtcactcaggcaggttaaacgcatttttggttgcgctaCGCCACGCACCACCACCTACCatcgtgacgtcagcaccgtgatactctatagtATTATGAATATGCACTTTGCAACATATTGTTAATTCATACCTTATacttcttttaataatttttctacgtattaaatttgaaatttttaattttaaaggaaATCCAGAACCTCTTGTATTTCATGTACCTCAGGTGTTTTTTGACTGCCTTCAACAACGAATATCCGCAGGCAGTAAAAAGCGCCGCCTACCAAACTCAACAACAGCTTTCATGCGCAAGGACGCACTTCCACTTGGCACATTCTCTAAGTACACTTGGCATATAACTAGTATTCTTCATGTAAAGTCCATCTTTGAAACTGCTGAGGTAAACAATACAAAGcttttatataatacaatacatttaatattctttgaaaaatgttttcatctggTTCTATCTGTATTAACTATctgtatataaattgtttacCAGATGAAGACTTGTTGGAaacattgttaattaattaactcATAAATTGTTTAACGTAAAGAATTTATTTCCCATGCTATTTGCAAATAACAACCTATATACACCAAACTATTACCTTTTTAATTTTGGTACAGTACATTCAGACTCTACCCACAAATAGTTACTTTTCCTGAAATTGCCCCATTTTTAAGATGGTCTTGTTTCTGtgttaaatttttctttttacagtCTTTGTTTATGCGTGGGATCTCAAGTAAGCCAAAAAAGGCTTTAAGGCTTTAAAAGAAAGTTAGATTCAGTCTGACATCCAAGTAGACAACTTTCTCCTCAAAagattacatttattatatttgtttttccaGATGCCTCTGGATATTACAAGAAGTTTTGTTCAGGATCGTGATGGGAAATATCTCTTACATGTAACACCTAAAATGGATGTGGAAACTATAGCAGAGTCATTCCGTAAAGCAGATGGACAAGTTGCAATTAAACCTTGCGAATTGAAAACCTACCTTAAAGTTGGTAAGtataatgctctgtctacactatcaaattttatgttacaaaaaaaatgtgatgtatagacatgatgatgtcatatcactaccatatttgggcatatcactaccgtatttggacacatcacacattGAACAATCTAGACACCATACAGGTTTCTTCAAATTCCCATTAGGCTGGTTCCACCAGACATGGCTGAGTGGAGCATCACATGTTAAGCAACACCCAATCAAAGAGTTAAATAATTGTGCACAACAATGGTCTGACATGtcacctaggctaggcctatttgaACTAGCATTGCCTGCTAGCCAGGCGCATAGGAGCAAGGCCAAGATGAACATGAACAGTTTGTACTTCTTTGGAAATCATCCACATATCTGATGGGAACCGATCTTTGTGAATAAGTTTTTCCATTatatcttaaattattattgtataattttttttatattgtatttcagGTAACACATCGCCTGACCAAAAGGAACCAACACCATTTGTCATTGAATGGATTCCAGATATTCTACCAAAGTCTAAGATAGGAGAGTTACGAATAAAATTTGAATATGGACACCTTCGTAACGGTCATGTTGAACATAGATTGCCTCTCCCAGTCGAGCAAGTTGTCTAAAAATGTCCAGCAATCCTGTGCGGTAGATTGAATATGTTACTTGTTGTATTTTGAGACTCTTTAAATGTATCTcaggtttttgtttgttttttttatattgatttagATAACAAATGACTTAATTATAGTCGTTGACAATGTCTGCAATAGCAGACAGTCATTtcataatgaattttaaatagaaTAGATGACATTACCACAAGTGAAGTCTATGTTTCGTCTGGTGTGGCTGAACTTCTTTATGAGAAGTACAATACAATTCTGAAGAGAAGTTACAACACAGTTCAGTAACTAAAACATTCAAACTCCATGAATTGAATTTGTATCTATGAGATAAAGAAGTTGATGAtaattcattttgaaaaaaaaaaaataatttaattcatttgtaGTGAGGCTGTAGCTTGGTgattaacatgcttgccttccaatcccagggTCTGGAGTTCAATCCTGTTCTAATGctagggttgtaactcacgactctttcaactccctaagcctcaaatgagactttatAATAAGCACaatgaattataaaatagtttattcatCCTGTAATttgctgttggatgcatatgaaactagaaagccactccgagagtgcatacctccgcctattgtaaaattctcctacataagatttctccggtaaaaaaaaaatatatatgtatttgtgtgtgtcttaatgctgtttgtgatttaggctaatttcattacaagcatttGTATGCGCGAGTTttgtgtaatggttatgtaacaagcctttcaattaacaatagcttcagtcgactaacaatagaacagcaacgcgaaaatcaaacgagtgaatttgaaaagaaataggttttttaaactactcgcattaAAAAACGTGcactttaaatcaaattatgttttaaaattacaaatcgcaaattataactcttgcctcatgttaaaaaatgaagttttttggacaagtagttctcgagaaaatgcaatttcagtttacttgttactttaagactgctcgccggcttttgaaaaattctgtcctatcttttaacactagcaggtctaaaaaagtatactaaaaagtggtccagaattgggactgtggtcccaaatggtcccataatttaatggaatggtccttgaccacatatctatatgtctattcattttggtaaagatcttgtaattactttttgagtaatcctgctaacaaacaaactagccttcgcgcatagcgcgatacttggccaaataaaaattggcctcctgacattgacccaattttcaccaaaagtgtatgtcttatgctgtgtgatttaggctaatttcactactatcatgtgtatacgagtttggtgtacaggttatgtaaccagcctttcaacgaacaatagctttagtcggctaacaatagaacagcacgcggaaaaaacacacgggtgaatttgaaaagaaataggttttgtaaactactcgcatcaaaaaacctgtacattaaatctaattatgttttaaaattacaaatcacaaattataacacttgcctcttgtacaaaaatgaagttttttggacaagtagttctcgagaaaatgcaattttagtttacttgttaatttaagactgctcaccggattttgataattctgtccaatcttttaacactagcaggtctgaacacaatttttaaaagtggtccagaattgggaccgtggtccagattttaaccaaaatttggcagtgtcgtccttgcaccaggtgacatgtatggtagtaatttggagtcattcgaaccaaaactgtgagcgctagagtgatgacaaacaaacaaacaaaccaacaaacaaacacacacacaaaccaaacagatcaacatacttggccaattttcaatttggccaagtaacaaacacacgctaccaattccttggcggaggtaaataaataaaatttaagtaatttgattattatactttatgagatattattacataaatataaaatgtattgtttgatTTAGTGTGCTATAAGTAATACGTTTAAAGaccttttaattaaaattaggaCAGAAAGGTGCCCCAAAATGGCAATGGTAACCAAACCAAACCCTACTAATTTACATTGTTGATCCTACAACTTTTTGtgataaaacaattattgaaagTGTATGAAGATTTTTCTTCTCTTGTTgagttattttgtacattatatGGAGGTAATAAGCCCTCACTAATTTGGTTAATTTGCATGTGGCCATAGAATATAAAATGCATAAATATGTTTAAGATAAGATGagttttattgatcctcaaaaaggaaattcattcgtaaatttaaaaaaaaattgatttttgtgTTGGTCAAATGTGTTGACACTGAACAATATCTAAGAGGTATTTAAATAATCTAATAAACTAATTTACTATcaatttctatcaaattataaacaaaaaattttcttttttcttttaaaaataaaaacgtcAATGCTGCCCTTTTGGtaaaaattaatatcatttaaaGTGTATATTTAGTTttgtatatttcaattttatatagtaaatatttattgtacataATCCTGTATGTATATACTTGTAAGATGTTCATGTTATAAATAGGGCATTACTGGAATTAGAcataaatatgttttctccatGTAATGAGATAGAATACGGTGTCATCATATCTTAACTGTAGCTAGTGGATTTTCAATTAAAAGAATCTTACTCATCTCATCAATCTTTCTtttgttcaataaaatattacaatagaTCGTTGATATTGACAAAAATATTATACtcaagcccgtagccagggAGGTTCGTAGGGTTCGAACGAACCCCCTTTTTCCTGAAGTGCCCTTTTCAAACCAGACTAGCCTCGGCATAGGCCTAGCCCATATGatgattttttacattttctgtaGTATAGCCAGCAGGCAAATGTTACTTTTATTACTAAATAGCAAGATCGTATCATAAAATAGCTAGGCTAGTAATCCCGCCGTTTCCAgtgtattttcaattttcaatttattttacaatgaaAATGATGGTTTTACATCATTTGCCGTCTCTGTCTTTAGTATTAGTATTTACTattagcaaagaacttatatgttataagttctttgctattAGCCCCGCAAAAGAAGTTAGTTCATTCATGGATTAATCCATGGTTCattcagggagttgtaacaACTCTCTGGTTCATTTTAGTTACACTGCGCACGTGTTGCTTTTCGTAGGGGACGTTCGCCATTTGTGGTGTGTGGTATATGGTTAGTCTAGGCCTGCTTACATAGGGAGTTCTAATTAAGAACTCCTTGCTTAATCACTTGATCCTACTTGCGTAGGTCTCCTCTTTGTGACCATCACTCTTTTTACACAATAAAAGGGAATTTCCGAAAGCGATCAGTCCATCATTTTTACGGATCGCCTGCGCTGCGCGATCGAGTTCCTCAAACCAGCAATTAACGTCGCTAAACCAAATGAtttcttttattaaacaaatcaatttttatgtaaaaaaatatagttgttatgcgcgatttgaacgatttgcgcaatttgaaattgcgcaaaaaaatccttgcgcaatttgaaattgcgcaaagaattcttgcgcaatttaaaattgcgcaaggatttttttgcgcaatttctaattgcgcaatcaacttgcgcaatttcaaattgcgcaagaaaatctttgcgcaattttaaattgcgctgcacaatttgtaaattgcgcaagatagttcttgcgcaatatgacacctttgcgcaatttgaaaacgaactgtaaattttcaaattgcgcaacaaaattctaccaggcaatcggtattataataatttattggaaactaaataactcaaataaaacataataaatgcgaagataacatgtgtataataaatacataacatttattattacaattaaataatattatcactgtaacttgaaataaatcaaaataaatgtaaaaattaagtttttaatattagtttaagctaggccatgtaacctagtcagtatcagtagtccagaccctagctaggctagagtagtagtatagccggccgcccgcgccgcgcccgcctggtggaacaccaccgcttcgttttccttcgtcggttcttcgacggtatgctaacttataacaatatttgcactactaaaataaggaaatgcgatatttatctttaattttgaatcattcttagaaattactatataaatatgggtgtgcatgatttcacaatctgtcgaaaaaccttgcgcagtttgcagattacttgcgcaatttaatacgttgcttgcgcaatttgaaacacatgtttcaattcaaattgcgcaaggattttttttgcgcaatttcaaattgcgcaaatcgttcaaatcgcgcatttaataaaaaaacaatattaaataacttCTTCACACGCACACCACTATGCAAAGcggcaaaatgtgtcgagtcaaggctaatcgacagctaggcaagacattacacTAATacattaggcgcaggagccccggatagcgttacgaagtcgttaactctgtcagcccatggtcaacccaactaatgtgtttttcccaaggacaacttatcaataactaaactttgtcaccacccataagtgtgctgttcatttcctattgaccaatgaacaccaatgtaactggacctgagtttcttgctattcgaccttgggtgcaaattatacaatataattgatgttaaggccactgactactcttttctgtatagaaacactgaattgactgaataataagaaaaccctacaataatttctactactacttgatatggtgttatacaagaactatattaaaagaattgaatgtATGGAGAATGAAAAGTTAAACGTTATAACTTATGTAAAACATCACTTAGATGATATCTATCAGatatatcattttctaaaaattgtttcattagttaGAATAGATCACGGAAAACCAATACCAATACTGATCTGGACtcggaaattcaaaatgtagcaggcaacgtttcaccaatgaaaactttcaagacaaacaaagtatcataattatcatgatatccatttttatttaataacgataaatggatataaatatttcgtcttttttgttattttgtgatggaaaatatattgagtGAACATTGGCACTGAGCTTAAATGTTCCCCGTCCCCTTAATGTCCGctttataggagtgtcccctcagtAAAGATTTGCTGTTTTTccccttaataataaattatgatgtccatcttatctcaattttaatgtgctacacccgataatagaatacacatctagctcgtgtgtactttaaagaacctagtacatctttcgagacgagtggaGGGTTACCCcgggtgtattagtacatcacagccactgatcaccaactgggccctctgggagaccagtctttgactgaagaggttacccagtataaatatatatttcaattcaattcaatagaataactgtacagtaggctcCCATTTGATGCAATGTGTTACCCAATGTGCtcaatttgattgtgctacccaaatccatgctatccatttgaaataatttgctatccatttgaaagaatgtgctacccgataatccgtatagaataatgtacagtacaattatatccatttgattgtgctacctaatgtgctatccatttgaaagaatgtgctatccatttgaaagaatgtgctacccgataatccgtataaaataatgtacagtactatatccatttgattgtgctacctaatgtgctatccatttgaaagaatgtgctacccgataatccttatagaataatgtacagtactatatccatttggctgtgctacctaatgtgctatccatttgaaagaatgtgctacccgataatccgtaggctatagaataatgtacagtacaattatatccatttgattgtgccaaataatgtgctatccatttgaaataatgtgctacccgataatccttatagaataatgtacagtactatattcatttgattgtgctacccaatgtgctatccatttgaaataatgtgctatccatttgaaataatatgctatttgaaagaatgtgctacccgataatccgtatagaataatgtacagtacaattacatccatttgattgtgctacctaatgtgctatccatttgaaataatgtgctatccatttgaaagaatgtgctatccatttgaaagaatgtgctacccgataatccgtatagaataatgtacagtacagtactatatccatttgaatgtgctacccaatgtgctatccatttgaaagaatgtgctatccatttgaaagaatgtgctacccgataatccgtataaaataatgtacagtactatatccatttgattgtgctacctaatgtgctatccatttgaaagaatgtgctacccgataatccttatagaataatgtacagtactatatccatttggctgtgctacctaatgtgctatccatttgaaagaatgtgctacccgataatccgtaggctatagaataatgtacagtacaattatatccatttgattgtgctacctaatgtgctatccatttgaagtaatgtgctacccgataatccttatagaataatgtacagtactatatcgatttgattgtgctacccaatgtgctatccatttgaaataatgtgctatccatttgaaataatgtgctatttgaaagaatgtgctacccgataatccgtatagaataatgtacagtacaattacatccatttgattgtgctacctaatgtgctatccatttgaaataatgtgctatccatttgaaataatgtgctatccatttgaaataatgtgctatccatttgaaataattttctatccatttgaaagaatgtgctacccgataatccgtatagaacaatgtacagtaggcctactatatccatttgactgtgctacctaatgtgctatccatttgaaataatgtgctacccgataatccttatagaataatgtacagtactatatctatttgattgtgctacccaatgtgctatccatttgaaataatgtgctatccattttgaaataatgtgctatccatttgaaagaatgtgctatccatttgaaataggcctaatgtgctatccatttggaagaatgtgctacccgataatcatagaataatgtacagtactatatccatttgattgtgctacctaatgtgctatccatttgaaagaatgtgctacccgataatccttatagaataatgtacagtactatatctatttgattgtgctacccaatgtgctatccattttgaaataatgtgctatccatttgaaagaatgtgctatccatttgaaataggcctaatgtgctatccatttgaaagaatgtgctacccgataatcatagaataatgtacagtactatatccatttgattgtgctacctaatgtgctatccatttgaaagaatgtgctacccgataatccttatagaataatgtacagtactatatctatttgattgtgctacccaatgtgctatccatttgaaataatgtgctatccattttgaaataatgtgctatccatttgaaagaatgtgctatccatttgaaataggcctaatgtgctatccatttgaaagaatgtgctacccgataatcatagaataatgtacagtactatatccatttgattgtgctacctaatgtgctatccatttgaaagaatgtgctatccatttgaaagaatgtgctatccatttgaaagaatgtgctacccgataatccgtatagaatgcacagtacagttatatcatagttatatccatttgattgaactatctattgtgctatccgtttgaactaatgtgctgtctgtttgaaataattcaggtttttttttttaatatgttttgctatccattttaaacgtgctaaacaagttacatatttgttgatataaatttgcggtacaccacgtaggcctatattagttctgaaaagaactgttgagttgcttgacgtttcgatttaggcctactccaaagtcaaagtctccaaagctattccatcatgtcgtattcggggaatcgcccacaagtgttttctcagagaagggtatgttctgtatggggttctgtatgctatttgttaataatgtacaaaaaatgaaataaaaaatcctATAATTATCGGTATGTACGGAGGAAGCTCAGAACAAGACGAAGCGCGAAACAAATAAAAGCGCAGCGCGAAACATCTGAAATGATATACATtttctcaaaacatgaaaacacagaatatattatattaatataactttttaatatttctaaaGGCTCGGACAAGGAAGAAGGGccttaaaaaactgaattgctatatgttagaccacatttccataacttttcaaaactcatcgaaccctctgctagtaggcctaattaatataggagcgtatcgccaaatcagtagagaaaaaaaaacatggcatgaagatgtaattaatcaaacaacggccaaagaataccaacaattttaatttaggtttcgattcgtaattactaatgtggtggactaagcctagtttgaaactatagtgaccatttattttagaaagaaagatagacaaatttgtttccatctccatgttattgttaataccaaggcacttttcaattacaaattctggcctagtattcttgcaaggtcgtcacagctccagttacaaaggtcgtcacagctccagttacaaacggtgatacaaagtgtcaatcatttgaccattgaacagcccactggtaggatagtccttgaaaccgtccgtaa
Encoded here:
- the LOC140046875 gene encoding uncharacterized protein C2orf42 homolog is translated as MDKKSDLFKDLGRPTLRGVKKCPNCGTYNGIRGLSCKNKACNMTLKGSGRKSGHSADAVKVITGSTVQVFSVRLRDRGPDYRGFVQLPLKQELAGQAHNLEAWNNLVAQSARCFVETCPKPPIMINQLHTLPPPCPHIRLALDCEAEASPLTLKNSVLNALPVSNEIKQAIWLLATETTGPLVQRVTKNVMVVKCKPNPKQPLGFLHFSFTSCTHKKSGVTEHRFQCMCKPFKNFFKNLVGGEDQRRRCVHFYACICAFASDDTLAKEFEYYIHLDTTGPVTSEEQVIQTTIVIEEDTMTTTTGAKRKRKDDTLVQASSALLTLHDGANTNSNVKRTPNKKPPPQTSPSMATVVNLEGAIPVITFLDWLGSVTERINQTMHFQFDGNPEPLVFHVPQVFFDCLQQRISAGSKKRRLPNSTTAFMRKDALPLGTFSKYTWHITSILHVKSIFETAEMPLDITRSFVQDRDGKYLLHVTPKMDVETIAESFRKADGQVAIKPCELKTYLKVGNTSPDQKEPTPFVIEWIPDILPKSKIGELRIKFEYGHLRNGHVEHRLPLPVEQVV